Proteins encoded by one window of Calditrichota bacterium:
- the clpP gene encoding ATP-dependent Clp endopeptidase proteolytic subunit ClpP, whose amino-acid sequence MGLVPIVIEQTGRGERAYDIFSRLLKERIIFIGTAIDDAVASLVIAQMLFLEAEDPEKDVYLYLNTPGGIVSSGLAIYDTMQYIQPDVATICMGQASSLGALLLAAGAKGKRSALPHSRIMIHQPMGGAQGQASDIEIHAKEILLLREKLNEILAEHTGQPVEKIARDTDRNFFMSAEEAKEYGIIDEVLTRKGLARKKASK is encoded by the coding sequence ATGGGTCTGGTACCAATTGTGATTGAACAGACGGGTCGAGGAGAACGCGCATACGACATATTCTCCCGCCTCCTCAAGGAGCGCATTATCTTTATCGGCACGGCCATTGACGATGCCGTGGCGAGCCTGGTCATCGCGCAGATGCTGTTCCTGGAGGCGGAGGATCCGGAAAAAGACGTTTACCTGTACTTGAACACCCCGGGTGGCATCGTCTCATCCGGTCTGGCCATTTACGACACGATGCAATACATTCAGCCGGATGTGGCGACCATTTGCATGGGGCAGGCCTCCAGCCTGGGCGCGTTGCTGCTGGCAGCTGGCGCCAAGGGGAAACGCTCCGCCCTGCCGCATTCGCGCATCATGATCCACCAGCCTATGGGCGGCGCCCAGGGGCAGGCCTCGGACATCGAGATTCACGCCAAGGAAATCCTCTTGTTGCGCGAGAAGCTGAACGAGATTCTCGCCGAGCACACAGGGCAACCGGTGGAGAAGATTGCGCGCGACACGGACCGCAACTTCTTCATGTCCGCCGAAGAGGCCAAGGAATACGGCATCATCGACGAGGTCCTTACCCGCAAAGGCTTGGCAAGGAAGAAGGCAAGCAAGTGA
- the tig gene encoding trigger factor: protein MQVDIQDREQWQKQVTIAFPAEAVTPKLEEAYAQYQKRVALQGFRKGKVPRSLLREMFGKEIEAAVFEELVAEVYPGIIDQYGLKPVGSGRITETKFDPNDGLTVTLLVDVEPEIRVEHYKGLTVEHEVYQVSDQDVDEMLEKIRRDNAMITAVEGGAELGHIVTIDVQRLDRTGVPILGERYEDRRLELRESPATEEHASFSRQLLGAQVGERRRVRLVRPAPPAQANEPPRQVEDLFEVTVKEILKRELPDIDDDLAKDVGDFESLKELRSYVREQLAAHYAEEAEEQLRRRLMDEVIKANNFDAPAHMVEAYLDGLIEVARKESTRRLDERTLREKLRPDAIWWVKWELIRDQIARAEGIEVTDQDVEQAIAAMRERAKGEGRADRFEQIDEKMRRRIRRSLLEKRVLDVIARHAKIKERKVKHKEHGAAPLVVTASPSGQF, encoded by the coding sequence TTGCAAGTCGACATTCAGGACAGAGAACAGTGGCAGAAGCAAGTGACCATCGCTTTTCCGGCGGAGGCGGTGACGCCCAAGTTGGAGGAGGCCTACGCCCAATACCAGAAGCGCGTGGCACTGCAGGGGTTCCGCAAGGGCAAGGTGCCCCGCTCGCTCCTTCGGGAGATGTTTGGCAAAGAGATCGAAGCGGCGGTATTTGAGGAGTTGGTCGCGGAGGTTTATCCAGGCATTATCGACCAATATGGCCTGAAGCCGGTTGGCTCTGGACGCATCACTGAGACGAAGTTCGACCCCAACGACGGTTTAACGGTGACGCTTCTGGTGGACGTGGAGCCCGAGATCCGCGTGGAGCACTACAAGGGACTCACGGTGGAACACGAAGTCTACCAGGTGAGCGACCAAGACGTGGACGAGATGCTGGAGAAGATCCGCCGCGACAACGCGATGATCACCGCAGTGGAAGGCGGCGCCGAGCTTGGGCATATCGTGACCATCGATGTGCAACGCTTGGACCGCACCGGGGTGCCCATTCTGGGGGAGCGGTATGAGGACCGACGCCTCGAGCTGCGCGAATCGCCGGCCACTGAAGAGCATGCCTCCTTCAGTCGTCAGCTCCTGGGGGCGCAAGTGGGCGAAAGGCGACGCGTCCGGCTGGTGCGTCCGGCACCTCCTGCTCAAGCAAACGAACCCCCGCGACAGGTCGAAGACCTGTTCGAGGTAACTGTCAAGGAGATCCTGAAGAGAGAGCTTCCGGACATCGATGATGATTTGGCCAAGGACGTGGGGGATTTCGAGTCCCTTAAGGAGTTGCGCAGCTACGTGCGAGAGCAGTTGGCCGCCCACTATGCCGAAGAGGCCGAGGAGCAGCTGCGACGGCGCCTGATGGACGAAGTCATCAAGGCCAACAACTTTGATGCTCCTGCTCACATGGTGGAGGCGTACCTGGACGGGCTCATCGAGGTGGCGCGCAAGGAGAGCACCCGCCGCCTGGATGAGAGGACGCTGCGCGAAAAGCTGCGCCCGGATGCCATTTGGTGGGTCAAGTGGGAGCTCATCCGCGACCAGATTGCCAGAGCAGAGGGAATCGAGGTCACGGACCAAGACGTGGAACAGGCAATCGCGGCCATGCGCGAACGAGCAAAGGGCGAAGGGCGTGCGGATCGCTTCGAGCAAATCGATGAGAAGATGCGCCGTCGTATTCGACGGAGCCTGCTGGAAAAGCGCGTGCTGGATGTCATCGCCCGCCACGCCAAAATCAAAGAGCGCAAGGTGAAGCACAAGGAACATGGAGCAGCTCCTCTGGTGGTAACGGCAAGCCCTTCTGGGCAGTTTTGA
- a CDS encoding sigma-54-dependent Fis family transcriptional regulator translates to MEREKRVLFVDEDVNLVALVEASLARKGMAIVAIRTLEEAWQALGRGERYDFVLLSMKTPPVEEVRLLRRIRAEQPECAVVVMAGYGAINDAIVALKNGAVDYLLKPARPSQVLFALERTAERVARRGLSDALLLGHCRECRFSGVVCVSRRMRNVCHQVGTVANSNAPILLMGEPGTGKELFSRTIHCLSPRRLNPYLKVSCSTLNSNQLEAQLFGTNDPETADLRRPPVHSSPLITGGTVYLDEVAALPVPIQARLVQALQEREIQGPDGVTTYGLDVRLVSSTRENLAELVDQGKFREDLYYKLNVVSVNIPPLRRHPDDILPLAEYYLDYYCDATGKRIRGFSSAAEEVLTRYDWPGNVRELRNAVERAVIRARGEKVEVADLPEEILPPADPKVIHLRLEDRRLEAAEEALIEQVLTETKGNISKTADILGVSRGTLYNKLEKYKLRK, encoded by the coding sequence ATGGAGCGCGAGAAGAGGGTCCTGTTTGTGGATGAGGATGTGAACCTGGTGGCGCTGGTAGAGGCCTCCTTGGCGCGGAAGGGGATGGCGATCGTCGCCATCAGGACACTCGAAGAGGCGTGGCAGGCACTGGGGCGCGGGGAACGGTACGACTTTGTCCTCCTGTCGATGAAAACCCCGCCGGTGGAGGAAGTCAGGCTGCTGCGCAGGATTCGCGCCGAACAACCCGAGTGCGCCGTAGTGGTGATGGCCGGCTACGGGGCCATCAACGATGCCATCGTCGCGCTGAAGAACGGCGCGGTTGACTATTTGCTCAAGCCGGCTCGTCCCTCGCAGGTGCTCTTTGCCCTGGAGCGCACTGCTGAGCGCGTGGCGAGGCGCGGCCTCAGCGATGCCCTCCTTCTCGGTCACTGCCGCGAATGCCGGTTTAGCGGCGTCGTCTGCGTCTCCAGGCGGATGCGCAATGTCTGCCACCAGGTGGGAACCGTTGCCAACTCCAACGCCCCCATCCTGCTCATGGGGGAGCCTGGCACGGGTAAAGAGCTGTTCAGTCGCACCATTCACTGCTTGAGTCCCAGGCGTCTCAACCCTTATCTCAAAGTTAGTTGCAGTACCCTCAACAGCAACCAGCTGGAGGCGCAACTTTTCGGCACCAACGATCCAGAGACGGCCGACCTGCGACGCCCGCCAGTGCACAGCAGTCCCTTGATCACAGGCGGCACGGTTTACCTGGATGAGGTGGCGGCTCTGCCGGTTCCCATTCAGGCCAGGCTGGTGCAGGCGCTGCAGGAGCGCGAAATCCAAGGGCCGGACGGAGTGACCACCTACGGGCTGGATGTCCGCTTAGTTTCGTCAACGCGGGAGAACCTGGCCGAGTTGGTTGACCAGGGGAAATTCCGCGAGGATCTCTACTACAAGCTCAACGTGGTGTCTGTCAACATCCCGCCTCTGCGTCGCCACCCTGATGACATATTGCCATTGGCCGAGTACTACCTCGACTACTATTGCGACGCCACAGGCAAGCGGATCCGCGGCTTCTCCAGCGCGGCGGAGGAGGTGCTCACGCGGTACGACTGGCCGGGCAATGTGCGCGAGCTGCGCAATGCGGTGGAGCGGGCGGTCATCCGTGCGCGCGGCGAGAAGGTGGAAGTTGCCGACCTCCCAGAAGAAATCCTTCCCCCTGCAGATCCGAAGGTGATCCATCTCCGGCTGGAAGACCGCCGTCTGGAAGCGGCCGAAGAGGCCCTCATCGAGCAGGTGCTCACGGAGACCAAAGGGAACATCAGCAAGACCGCCGATATCCTCGGCGTCAGCCGCGGCACCCTGTACAACAAGCTGGAAAAGTACAAGCTGCGCAAATAG